The DNA segment atgaatgaatgaatgaatgaatgaatattggGCTGGTGGCTGTTTAGGtttaacacacagagagagagagagagagagagagagcttggggGTCCTGACCTGTAGgcgatgaatgaatgaataaatgaatgaatggatgaatgaatgttgggcTAGTGGCTGTTTAGGTTTATGAGCCTGGGGGTCCTGACctgtagagaagagagagagagagagagagagagagagcaagagagcgagagagcgatagatagagagagagagagtgagagagagtgtgtgtgtgtgagagagagagagtactgacCTGTAGGCGATGCCCTCGCCCTCCTTGAGAACGCCGTAGTCCTGGCAGATGGagtggttgagagagagagagagtgtgtgtgtgtgtgtgtgtgtgtgtgagagagagtactgACCTGTAGGCGATGCCCTCGCCCTCCTTGAGAACGCCGTAGTCCTGGCAGATGGAGTGGTTGAGGTCGGCCACCAGGGGGATGTTCATCTGGCCGAGGCCGCCCTGCTTACGGGCCGTGTTGATCCTGGCAGGGCGGaaagaaaataacaataaataaataaataaataaataaataaaaataattcagTTAGCGCTTGAAACTTTTCAACCCTGTAGTTGAAGTAACTGCTGAACCAATAATCCTttcagagagggatagaaagaaaagaaaataacaataaataaacaaataaataaataaaataaaataaaataaaataaaataaaataaaatccaaATTTTCAACCCTGTAGTTGAAGTAACTTCTGAACCAATAATCCTTTCAGACAGggatagaaagaaaagaaaacaataaacaaataaataaaaacaaaaaaaatccctgtAGTTGAAGCAACACACAGCCACGTAAAAAATTCACATGAAGCATAAAGGCGGTGATGTCACAAAGggccacggaggaggaggaagagaagccaCATCCCCAGTCTCCCAGGATACCGTGAAACAGGAGTGATGTCACAAAGGGACacggaggaagaagagaagccACATGCCAGTCTCCCAGGATACCGTGAAACAGGAGTGATGTCACAAAGGGACACCTGGGAAGATGATAGAACAATCCCCAGCTCTCTTGGGAAGGCGAGTGACCGTTGCCCTGGCGATATCTGTGACGGGCTGATGGGCGCTACGCTAACGGCTAACCGCTGCTTTATCTCTTCACGCCAGGTCAGCAACACCACGACTGATAACCTCGTGCCAAAGTCTAAACTTCTCAAcggccgtgtgtgtgcgtggagtgagtgtgtgtgcgtgtggagtgAGCGcacgtgcgtgcacgtgtgtgtgcgcgtgtgtgtgcgcgtgtgtgagtacGTTTGTGAGTgagcgcacatgtgtgtgtgtgtgtgtgtgtgagcacgccTATCCTGTCCTCACAAGTCTGCAGACTCTTCTGTTACCATGGGGCTCGACTGTCCAAAAGACATTTCCTCATCCTTAATAAgtaggcctgtctgtctgtcagtcaatctgtgtgtgtgtgtgtgtgtgtgtgtgtgtgtgtgtgtgtatactcaagTGTCTGGATGGGTTGCTCGTCAGTTGACCTTTGGCTTCAGTTGTGTAATAGGTCAGGTGTGTAAACTTGGCTTATTTAGTATTCACTGGAGTTAATGCAACTGATTGCAAatcgcacgcacacgcgcgcgcacacacacacacacacacacacgcacacgcaggtaAGCAGGTTGCTAACAGTAGACCTAGTTGAGAGAGCATGAAAATcatgcaggcagacacagacagacggacagacagacacaccgacCAGGCCAGgtggacacagagacagacagacagacagacactgaccaggcggacagacagacagacagacagacagacagacagacagacagacagacagacagacagacagacagacactgaccaGGCCAGGTGGCTGAAGTGGGAGTCGGTGGAGCAGGCCACGAGCTCACAGCCGATCTTGCGGAACTCGCCGGCGCGTTCGCTGAAGCCGATGATCTCCGTGGGACACACGAAGGTGAAGTCCAGGGGGTAGAAGAACAGCACCACATACTTCCCTGCGGGGTCAGGACACAGAGGAAGACAttaggagctgtgtgtgtgtgtgtgtgtgtgtgtgtatgcatgcatgtgtgggtgtgtgggtcagtgtgttttaaccacatatgcacatgttCCGCATTCTGTgattctgttgttttttttcttttaaagaaacAGTGTAGGTacaagtcacagacacacacatgcatacacggacagacacacagaagcatacacagacagacagacagatagatagagacacacagacagacagacagacagacagacagacacacacagacacccccacacacgGTCGGTCATGGGGTCAAACTACCCTACAGAGTTCACTGACGGGGGGTCTGGTGCAGAGCTTAGGTGAGTCGcccatacccccacacacacacacacaatacccacCTCTGTAGtcgaaggagacacacacacacacacacacacacacacacccccacacacacacacacacacacacacacacacacctctgtagtCGGACAGCTGGACGTCCTTGAACTGGCCGTCCACCACGGCGGTGGACTTAAACTGGGGGGCGGGCTGGCCGATCTTAGCGTTTCCAGAGGacatgattgattgattgattgacagacTCTACTGCCGAGAGAAAAACGTACATTACATaagaatttacatttacatttagtcatttagcagacgcttttatcctaagcgacttacaaggatgtatacacattttttacagaaGAACCCTGACAGCGGAAAGTATTTCACTACAGAGTGGGATTTCAGCCTCATTTCAAGCTCACttcacacaagacaacacaccACCTGTTCTTGCGTATTTGCAGGGGAAATGTTAGACGCCCAGTGCGATAAACGCCCAAAATGGGGGTCATTGTCTTCAAGTctacaggggggaaaaaaaagaggaaaaaaaaaaaaaaattccccagAAAACCTTGAGCTTGGATGCTGAATAGCCAACATCGCTTCTTCTAGAAAGTTCCCTCGTTCGCGCTCACCCCCCCCTCGCGGTCACATGAACGTCAGTGGGTCGATAAGCTTAGGGAGAGGAACAAAAAGGCCTTTGAAGGATTGAGCCAATCTCTATTCACATAAATCCTTAGcgacccccccctctcctcgtttgtatgtatatatatagaagTTAACAACATATATTTTTGGTTTAAATCATACTCAAAAGTTTGAATGGGTTCGATTGGATGTGCATCGCTGTAGAAATGTCTAACGGGTTTCTTTGGGGATTTCAGTTCAGCACCACTTTAATCGGGAAGCTGTGCGGAGGTCTCTCGTTTAATCCTAGCACAGTaattgacaaagaaaaaaacaatgtggTTCTAAAACCATACTCTGTCGTCTCAACTTAGTAGGTAAAAGTCCACGGCACTAATGGCAGAAGAAGGGACTTTGCTCTTTAGACAAACAGACGACTGGGTCGTTGAATGAGGCTTCAAGAATCGAtgctcacacaaatacaaattcgTTTAGGCCCTCCGTACTCAAGTCGTGGTAGCACAGGCCAGTCTAGCACGGTAGTTATGATGCATCCATCATTGCACATTGCACAGCTTTAATGTCTTTAAATATAATTTCTAACATAACATGGAATGATTAACACGTATTCAGACGAGGCAGCTCCTCACACGGCGAATGACAGGTTGTTGACGTCAACCTCAACAGGGCTAACGTTATAACTCACCGGCTATGCCTAATGGCTAAGATAACTAGTAGgataagctagctagctagccgtCTGCACCGGAGTTTGCAACAATGTGCGGCCGACATGTCTTAGCTTATTATGAGACTGCACAAACTTTGAATAACGAAGTCACCGTATGCAAACACTGAATGCAGAACATAAGCTAAACCAACTCTAAATGACATAATATTGACGATAAAAGGGTATATATATgcactagctagctagctaccgtGAACTTGACCGTTGCATAGGATAGCATGACCTGGACAAGcgtgttcttttgtgtgttcGCGAAATTCTGATTGGCGTTAAAGCATGCACAAACAGCTCCCTTTGCATTTCAAATTAATTCTGTGCCCCAGCTAGTAAATTGTTTATAGTAGTGCACATAACAAACTTTCCGGACTTACGGTCTTTTTTTCGCTGCAAAGACAGAAGACGTAGGTTGGTACCAGCAGACTCCTTTGAAGCGCACCCGGCGAAGGAGGTTTATTGTGTCTGTCCGCTTCACCGCGGGGTACAAGCCGAGGGGGCGTCACAAGGCGGAGCACGAGTTTTAAAGCGATGAGCTTCGGAGTCGAAATAAATTAAAAAGACATTTCTGAAAGGAAATATTCATATAAATGTTCTTTAAAATGCAACATTTTCTTTCTCGTtttaagccttttttttttaataaatgcaTTCGGCTCAGATAGGTTAGTTAATAACGacaactacatttcccatatgGCAATGGGGCGGGTTCAAATGTCATGTTGACGTCGTACTCGCGCCAAATATAGTTGAAAAACACTGGCCAGGGTGAGTTTCCTTGTGGTTTAATTCAGTTTTTAAAAGCGTTTTATTGGAACACATTACAGCACACATTACTATCGGATTCCATTCCAACAAACGAAACACATTATTTGACGGTGTACGTCGAAGAGATCAACCAACCTATTGCACTTGTTCACTTAAAAAAATCTACATGCTTGATCTGACACAGCGAGTTTAGCCATTGtgctagttaacattagctagccaCCTAGCTCAGTTAACATTCAATTAGTAGCAACATTGTTGCGCGAATGTTGTCATTTTGTCTGTAGTGTTAGCACAGGTCTGCAACCAGATACCCCCTTCCTCATATAAAtctgtttgaatgctatttgGTTGTTATTCCTTCCCCCACCACCCTGTTTCACATTTGCGTGTGAGTTATCTGTTTTAAAAGGTTATTATCTATTatcttttttaatagctggggcgttaataggtaTCTTTACGATACAGCACTGTGAGCGGATATAGGCAGCGCCGCCGTCGTCTTCACACAACGCCAGTCAGTCACGATGGACCTGGGTCCGTTTGAAGCAGACAACACTGTCAGCTGCCGCCTGGCCTCCGCCATCCCCGATATCTGCAAGACCGACGACTGCTGCCTGGGCATCGATGAAGCCGGCCGAGGCCCAGTGTTAGGTCGGTCGGTGGTCCGCCGCTgttgcacacacccacccaactATCTCAACTATCACCTTGTGTGTCCATGCTAACTCAAGTGCTAACTCAACGCATTGTAATTACATCAGCTCAGTTAGCAGCACCCACCCTATGGAGGATTATCGGGGccataactaactaactaaataaataaatgaatggttaaatacttggataaatacataattagataacaaaatgaataaaatgagacactaaatatataaatgttacacGTActcgtgtgttcatgtgttcacatttatttatttatctaattatgtatttatccaagtatttaaccattcattcattcatttatttatttatttatgtatttatttatttagttagttaTGGCCCCGATAATCCTCCATACCACCCTGTGTCTAGTAGCGGAAGCAAAACGTTTCCTTACACAAATTACATAACATACTAACTCAATGCATTGTAATTACACGTGGTTTAGCTGGGCAAACAACGTTTTAGATATTCAGCCACTGCGGAATTGacgtttgtttatttatgtctttaattattttttgtgatttatttatttattcattcatgtgtgtttattttgtcagGGCCGATGGTGTATGGAATATGTTTCTGTCCCGTGTCCAAGAAAGACGAGCTGAAGGCGCTGAaggtggcaggtgtgtgtgtgtgtgtgtgtgtgtgtgtctgtctgtgtgtgtgtgtgtgtgtgtgtctgtgtgtgtgtgtgtgtgtgtgtgtgtgtgtgtgtgtgtctctgtgtgtgtgtgtgtgtgtgtgtgtgtgtgtgtgtgtgtctctgtgtgtgtgtgtgtgtgtgtgtcagtgtggtctGTTCCCTGTTTGTTATGTGTTGTTgttagttgttgttgttagttgttgttgttagtgAATAGTGACCGGCAAGTATTGATTCAGTGGTGGAGACACTGAAGGCCTAgttataagagagagagagttgtttgtttatttatttatttatttgtttgtttatttgtttgttcagACTCTAAGACTCTGacggaggagcagagagagagtttgtttgtcAACCTGGACGAGGCCAAGAGCTTCGTGGGATGGGCTCTCCAGGTCATCTCACCCAACACCATCTCCACCAGCATGctgcagaggtacacacacacacacacacacacacacacacacacacacacacacacacacacgccatctccACCAGTATGCTgcagaggtaacacacacacacacacacacacacacacacacacacacacacacacactcatatacacacgcacgcacacacacagacacacacacacgccatctccACCAGTATGctgcagaggtacacacacacacacacacacacacacacacacacacgccatctccACCAGTATGCTGCAGAGgtagcacgcacgcacgca comes from the Clupea harengus unplaced genomic scaffold, Ch_v2.0.2, whole genome shotgun sequence genome and includes:
- the prdx2 gene encoding peroxiredoxin-2 isoform X2; protein product: MSSGNAKIGQPAPQFKSTAVVDGQFKDVQLSDYRGKYVVLFFYPLDFTFVCPTEIIGFSERAGEFRKIGCELVACSTDSHFSHLAWINTARKQGGLGQMNIPLVADLNHSICQDYGVLKEGEGIAYRGLFVIDDKGILRQITINDLPVGRSVDETLRLVQAFQHTDKHGEVCPAGWKPGSDTIIPDVQKSKEFFSKQ
- the prdx2 gene encoding peroxiredoxin-2 isoform X1; the protein is MSSGNAKIGQPAPQFKSTAVVDGQFKDVQLSDYRGKYVVLFFYPLDFTFVCPTEIIGFSERAGEFRKIGCELVACSTDSHFSHLAWINTARKQGGLGQMNIPLVADLNHSICQDYGVLKEGEGIAYRGLFVIDDKGILRQITINDLPVGRSVDETLRLVQAFQHTDKHGEVCPAGWKPGSDTIIPDVQKSKEFFSKQ